The proteins below are encoded in one region of Phalacrocorax aristotelis chromosome 13, bGulAri2.1, whole genome shotgun sequence:
- the GMEB2 gene encoding glucocorticoid modulatory element-binding protein 2 isoform X3 has protein sequence MAEDEDSLEAEIVYPITCGDSKANLIWRKFVCPGINVKCVQFDDHLISPKEFVHLAGKSTLKDWKRAIRMNGIMLRKIMDSGELDFYQHTKVCSNTCRSTKIDLTGARVSLTSQTSTEYIPLTPASADVNGSPATITIETCEDASDWSTSIGDDTFAFWRGLKDTGVLEEVIHEFQQELVETMKGLQQRAQDPPLQLGDAVLLNNIVQNFGMLDLVKKVLASHKCQMDRSREQYTRDLAALEQQCDEHRKRAKELKHKSQHLNNVLMTLTPVSVPTPLKRPRLTRATSGPAAITSQVLSQPAQLAVTPSVPVSQLASLPLGKVVSALPPSVLGKSPSQPPTASSPASPLLGGYTVLASAGSTFPGTVEIHPDASNLTVLSTAAAQDGSTVVKVVSPFQLLTLPGLGTTIQNVTQMAPGGSTVVTVPSGATEAPGDEHAAAIEVTAVADEAEQK, from the exons TTTGATGATCACCTAATTAGTCCTAAGGAGTTTGTCCACTTGGCGGGCAAGTCGACCCTGAAGGACTGGAAGCGGGCGATCCGGATGAACGGGATCATGCTCCG GAAGATCATGGACTCAGGAGAACTGGATTTCTACCAGCACACAAAGGTCTGTTCCAACACCTGTCGGAGCACCAAAATCGACCTGACGGGAGCCAGGGTGTCCTTGACCAGCCAGACATCGACAGAATACATCCCTCTCACTCCTGCTTCTGCAGATG TGAATGGATCCCCGGCTACGATTACCATAGAAACATGCGAGGATGCCAGCGATTGGAGCACCAGCATTGGAG atGACACCTTTGCTTTCTGGCGAGGCCTGAAGGACACAGGTGTCCTGGAAGAAGTAATCCATGAGTTCCAACAGGAGCTAGTGGAGACCATGAAGGGCTTGCAGCAACGAGCGCAGGATCCCCCGCTGCAGCTTGGTG ATGCTGTTTTACTCAACAACATAGTCCAGAACTTCGGTATGCTGGATCTGGTCAAGAAGGTCCTGGCCAGCCACAAGTGTCAGATGGATCGCTCGAGGGAGCAGTACACGCGAGATTTGGCAG ctctggagcagcAGTGTGATGAGCACCGCAAGCGAGCGAAGGAGCTGAAGCACAAGTCACAGCATCTCAACAACGTCCTGATGACCCTCACACCAGTCTCCGTCCCCACGCCTTTAAAACGTCCCAGGCTGACCAGGGCCACCTCTGGTCCAGCAGCCATCACCTCCCAAGTCCTGTCCCAGCCGGCGCAGCTTGCCGTCACCCCCAGCGTGCCCGTCTCCCAGCTTGCCAGCCTGCCTCTTGGCAAAGTGGTCTCAGCCCTCCCCCCCTCGGTGCTGGGGAAGAGCCCATCCCAGCCTCCCACCGccagctccccagcctcccccctgCTGGGAGGGTACACGGTACTGGCCTCCGCCGGGTCTACCTTCCCCGGTACGGTGGAGATCCACCCGGACGCTTCCAACCTGACGGTGCTGAGCACGGCCGCGGCCCAGGACGGCAGCACGGTCGTGAAGGTGGTCAGCCCCTTCCAGCTGCTGACGCTGCCAGGACTCGGCACGACCATCCAGAACGTGACACAAATGGCTCCTGGCGGGAGCACAGTTGTGACCGTCCCATCTGGTGCCACCGAGGCCCCCGGGGACGAGCACGCCGCCGCCATCGAGGTGACTGCAGTGGCTGACGAGGCGGAGCAGAAGTGA